The Amblyomma americanum isolate KBUSLIRL-KWMA chromosome 5, ASM5285725v1, whole genome shotgun sequence genome window below encodes:
- the LOC144132852 gene encoding uncharacterized protein LOC144132852, producing the protein MASFLLVLLLVGFVTAIPEKCHIPDEDWEELVDRFLAKVPNDYSFPGPSDSSKHNEVLSGITVGDMTLAGLNNLKRYGTVHVFCKDGKPHVDITMGSQGPLKMSVPWKYCGGVTGTVGTQANHVKICVGFDVEEVDGKVTVRPVRVSPKWIETVDVKLDGAGDVAKTATHIVSKLMPAFVKDFWIENLPWRMHRIMEQLEK; encoded by the coding sequence AGAAATGTCACATCCCGGACGAGGACTGGGAGGAGCTGGTTGACCGATTCCTGGCCAAGGTTCCGAACGACTACTCTTTTCCCGGTCCCAGCGATTCCTCCAAGCACAACGAGGTGCTCTCCGGGATCACCGTGGGCGACATGACCCTGGCCGGCCTCAACAACCTCAAGCGCTACGGCACTGTACATGTCTTCTGCAAGGATGGCAAGCCGCACGTTGACATCACCATGGGCTCTCAGGGCCCGCTGAAAATGTCTGTTCCATGGAAGTACTGCGGCGGAGTGACAGGAACCGTGGGCACCCAGGCCAATCACGTCAAGATCTGCGTCGGCTTTGATGTCGAAGAAGTGGACGGCAAGGTGACCGTGCGCCCAGTTCGAGTTTCGCCGAAGTGGATCGAGACGGTGGACGTCAAATTAGACGGCGCCGGGGATGTGGCCAAGACGGCGACTCACATCGTGAGCAAGCTTATGCCGGCGTTTGTTAAGGATTTCTGGATCGAGAACCTGCCTTGGAGAATGCACAGGATTATGGAACAGCTGGAGAAGTAA